ATAAAATTTATTACTAAAATAGCAGTTACATGTGATACATCTGATAGTACTATTGGTACAAATATTCGAAGGTCAAACATGGAATAATAAAGTCGAAATTCTAATTATTGTGGAGCACAGGTTAGTAGTAATCTTTGCTAGCCAATTCGACGACAGTAAGGTGACATATCAGAATCAACTGACGTTGCATTGTAGACTTATTTCTTGACGGAGTTCACATTGTATAACCAAGAAATTGTCCACAGACAAAGCAACAATGTTGCCTATATACATATAAGCAACTTTCCGGAGCGGCCAAATCCTAACCTTCATATTGGTCGCCGACCCCGTGGCTTCAGAACTGATCGACTGAAAACCGTGAACCTGAATACATCGTAGCTACGTTACTGGTAATAACTACCATCTACCAAACACCTATATATACAGTGTCTTTAATTTACAGAACAACTTAGCAACAACACTCAACTGCTACTGTGTAAACGCAGCAGCTGCAGAAAGATACATATATAGAAGACAATCTCATAGTCAGCAGCGAGCGGGTCGTTTGTATGTTGGGGGTAAGGACGGACAGTTCTCGTTCATTTTCGCATAAGGTTCAATCGTGTTGTACTCTGGCAGCTCCATTCTGTACTCTCCAAGAATCTGGCAAAAGGGAAGCTTGTCCGTGTCTGTGTTGCACCAGCTTGGAAGCCTTGCCGGGTTGTCTTCAAAAATCTTGAGCATGTATGCGTCACGAATCTGAGGCAGAAGAAGCAGAGTCAAATGATGCAGGTTAGACTAGACTTAGTAATGCACATCAATCAACCAGAAGAATGATGGAGAGAGAGACTAAGCACGAAATGTCACTTACAGTGAACTCGGTGACCTGGATCGACTCCGAGAAAGGGGCGAATATTCCAGCCTCCTTGTACATTGCAAGAATGAAGGCAACACAAGTAGTTGATTTACCATCACTGTATACCCATTCGTCTTGCTCGGGTATGGTGAGCAACTGATCAAAAGACATTCCACGTTTTTCAGTCTCCATAATGATCCCCTGAAGGTCCAAACCCTACACAAAAAAGAACACATGCTTATGAATTTGATTACTGAGCATAACTGTAACAACTAAAGCATGAGTGAACAAGATTATAGCTCTCCATTTTGACAAAACCCATATCATTTTGAGCAATGATGCTACCAATCTCCTGGGTTACACTGGTTAGACCGTTGAAGTCCGGGGGTCAATGAAACCCCTGTCACCAGtccaaggttcaaaggctggtACAAACTTAAGGACAAAATCAGGGGGACGTCTCTCCCCCTGGTCgagtattattatttttttgagcacgACACTCAATCTATAATCTATCGTGCACCCAACAAAGTCAAGTCAATATCTGTCTGCCCATAATAAAAAGGTGTCTCCAACAGTTATAGCTACTTGCTAGCTATAATGCCAACATGTCAACTAGAGATAGTTATAGcataaaatattaaaaaaaagggggggggggggggggggggggggggggcagacccagtgccggaggctcccacataagtggggtctggggaagggaaaaaccgaggcaagccttctccccgcaaaatctacggagaggctgcttcgaacccgtgacctggtgactcagtgagacagctctcaccactgcaccaggcctgcccttcagcATAAAATATTTTACCCTTAGAATAATCTAATTCAGCACATTTTCATGTTTGCTGTAGGCTCCACATGGTAGCGAGAGGGAATGGGTGTGGGTGAGCCCCTTGGTTTCTGCTATAGACTAGCGCTTGACGAAGAGCTACCTTTTCTCACTCCCTGCAAGAACCTGAGGTCGATACACTAAAGCTAGCTGATACATCACCGTTGAGCTGCCCTAACCATACCATAGGCCAAGCCATTATCAAACCCGGAAGTTGGTTCCAGTAAAGGCATGCAAATTAGTCTAACTAAATAGGTACAAAAATATCTGAAAAGAGTACCATAGGCCAAGCCATTATCAAACCCGGAAGTTGGTTCCAGTAAAGGCATGCAAATTAGTCTAACTAAATAGGTACAAAAATATCTGAAAAGAGTGCCcaataaaaaaaaaacaggttTAACAGAAATTCAGCATTGTTTTAACTTTAAACTAGCTTGAATCAAAATAATCTTGTGAATACCGATGAGGGAGAATAAGTATTAACAGTAATCTACAAACCTCAGTGCCAAGTCGTTTGTTTAGGGCTTCATTAAACATGTTTGCAGCATAAACTGGCTGCAATCTAGTCCACATTGACATGACTGCCATTACCTGTAAACATTGTTTGACGAAATTGGGGTGACATAAGATAAAT
The nucleotide sequence above comes from Miscanthus floridulus cultivar M001 unplaced genomic scaffold, ASM1932011v1 os_1183_6, whole genome shotgun sequence. Encoded proteins:
- the LOC136533783 gene encoding uncharacterized protein, with protein sequence MVLKDESNPQIALLPLHPDVRARFNESAAWEYAQSMVGKPYGYHNMIFSWIDTIGDNYPPPLDANLVMAVMSMWTRLQPVYAANMFNEALNKRLGTEGLDLQGIIMETEKRGMSFDQLLTIPEQDEWVYSDGKSTTCVAFILAMYKEAGIFAPFSESIQVTEFTIRDAYMLKIFEDNPARLPSWCNTDTDKLPFCQILGEYRMELPEYNTIEPYAKMNENCPSLPPTYKRPARC